The following coding sequences are from one Chanos chanos chromosome 12, fChaCha1.1, whole genome shotgun sequence window:
- the atp6v1c1b gene encoding V-type proton ATPase subunit C 1-B, protein MTEFWLISAPGEKTCQQTWEKMMTATTRPNTLSTNHKFNIPDLKVGTLDVLVGLSDELAKLDSFVESVVKKVAQYMADVLEDSRDKVQENLLANGVDLITYVTRFQWDMAKYPIKQSLKNISEIISKQVSQIDNDLKTRASAYNNLKGNLQNLERKNAGSLLTRSLADIVKRENFVLDSEYLITLLVVVPKANYPDWYKTYETLAEMVVPRSTELLFEDQDCGLFSVTLFRKAIDDFKHKARENKFTVRDFQYNEEEMKADKDEMTRLSTDKKKQFGPLVRWLKVNFSEAFIAWIHIKALRVFVESVLRYGLPVNFQAMLLQPNKKNMKKLREVLSELYKHLDSSAAIIDASMDIPGLNLSQQEYYPYVYYKIDCNLFDFK, encoded by the exons ATGACCGAGTTCTGGCTGATCTCTGCTCCTGGAGAGAAGACTTGTCAGCAGACATGGGAAAAGATGATGACAGCCACTACCCGTCCTAATACCCTCTCCACCAATCATAAATTCAACATTCCTGACCTCAAG GTGGGAACCTTAGATGTTCTTGTAGGGTTATCTGATGAGTTGGCCAAACTGGACTCTTTTGTGGAAAG TGTGGTTAAGAAAGTGGCCCAGTACATGGCTGATGTGTTGGAGGACAGCAGAGATAAAGTCCAAGAAAATCTACTGGCTAATGGAG TTGATTTGATTACATACGTTACGAGATTTCAGTGGGATATGGCAAAGTATCCCATCAAACagtctctgaaaaacatttctgaaatcaTCTCAAAG CAAGTGAGTCAGATTGACAATGACTTGAAAACCAGAGCCTCAGCCTACAATAACCTGAAGGGCAACCTGCAGAACCTGGAGCGGAAAAATGC GGGAAGCTTGTTGACTAGAAGTTTGGCTGAcattgtgaagagagagaattttgtgCTTGATTCTGAATACCTTATTACCCTGCTGGTGGTGGTTCCAAA GGCAAATTACCCAGACTGGTACAAAACATATGAAACCCTCGCAGAAATGGTGGTTCCACGGTCTACGGA GTTGCTGTTCGAGGACCAGGACTGCGGACTGTTCAGCGTCACACTGTTCAGAAAAGCCATCGACGATTTCAAACACAAGGCTAGAGAAAACAA GTTCACTGTTCGTGACTTCCAGTACAATGAGGAGGAAATGAAGGCCGATAAGGACGAAATGACTCGTCTCTCTACAGATAAGAAGAAGCAGTTT GGGCCACTTGTTCGATGGTTGAAAGTGAACTTCAGTGAGGCTTTCATCGCTTGGATCcacattaaggctctgagagtTTTTGTGGAATCAGTCTTGAG GTATGGCTTGCCAGTCAATTTCCAGGCCATGTTGTTACAGCCGAACAAGAAGAACATGAAGAAATTGAGAGAAGTCCTATCTGAGCTCTATAAGCATCTGGACAGCAGTGCAGCTATCATTGAT gcGTCGATGGACATTCCTGGTCTGAACCTCAGTCAGCAGGAGTACTACCCATACGTTTACTACAAGATTGACTGCAATCTCTTTGACTTCAAATAG
- the azin1b gene encoding antizyme inhibitor 1b, translating to MKGFADEPNYVIELLDGGSTLEDVIDSHIYEQALAEKNAFVVADIGALMRQHILWQSVMPLVRPFYPVKCNSSPAVIEVLAALGVGFVCTNKAETTLVLSHDVPPENIILAGVCKQLSHIKHAAKNGINYLLCENEAELCKIARAHPNAKLLLQVSTESQAEEASMALGCSLKKCRHLLEMAKELGVQVEGVTFQVPASNKDPQAYTNALSDARCVFDMGEELGFSMKILDMGGGFSGSEFQMRQTHAAIKPLLDAYFPVTSGVQVIAEPGSFYVSSIFTLVVSIIGKKVVARDLCGQPQDELTSNDEPEFMYYMSDGVYGSFVGKLLGNTIPSPSVHKMSMTAEEPVFSSSLWGPSCDMLDQVVEHCLLPELAVGDWLIFNNMGASGQEEPAAFSDPEKPPVYYTISMRDWFEMQKAGISLDNTMKNFSLIHYGM from the exons ATGAAAGGATTTGCTGATGAACCCAACTATGTCATTGAACTACTGGACGGAGGGTCCACCCTGGAAGATGTCATCGACAGCCACATCTATGAACAAGCTCTG GCTGAAAAGAATGCATTTGTTGTGGCCGACATTGGGGCCCTAATGCGCCAGCATATTCTCTGGCAGAGCGTAATGCCCCTGGTTCGACCTTTCTATCCAGTCAAATGCAACAGCAGCCCTGCAGTTATAGAGGTCCTTGCTGCCCTGGGAGTCGGGTTCGTCTGTACAAACAAG GCTGAAACTACACTGGTACTCAGTCACGATGTCCCCCCGGAGAACATCATCCTGGCTGGTGTCTGCAAGCAGCTGTCCCACATCAAACATGCAGCAAAGAACGGCATCAACTACCTGCTGTGTGAGAACGAGGCAGAGCTCTGCAAAATCGCCCGTGCCCATCCCAATGCCAA GCTGCTCCTGCAGGTATCCACAGAGAGCCAGGCAGAGGAAGCAAGCATGGCATTAGGGTGCTCCCTGAAGAAATGCCGGCACCTTCTGGAGATGGCCAAGGAACTGGGTGTGCAGGTGGAGGGTGTTAC TTTCCAGGTACCAGCATCAAACAAGGACCCCCAGGCTTACACTAATGCTCTGTCAGATGCCcgctgtgtttttgatatggGG GAAGAACTTGGCTTTAGCATGAAGATCCTGGACATGGGAGGTGGATTCAGTGGCTCAGAGTTTCAGATGAGACAG ACTCATGCTGCTATCAAACCATTGCTGGACGCTTATTTCCCTGTTACCTCTGGAGTACAAGTCATCGCCGAACCAGGGAGTTTCTATGTGTCCTCCATTTTCACTTTGGTTGTCAGTATCATTGGCAAGAAGGTGGTGGCCAGAGATCTCTGTGGCCAACCTCAGG ATGAGCTGACCTCCAACGACGAGCCAGAATTCATGTACTATATGAGCGATGGCGTGTATGGGTCTTTTGTCGGCAAATTGTTGGGAAATACCATTCCCTCCCCTTCAGTACACAAG ATGTCCATGACGGCAGAAGAGCCTGTGTTCTCCAGCAGCCTGTGGGGACCCTCGTGTGACATGCTGGACCAGGTGGTGGAGCATTGCCTCCTTCCTGAGCTGGCTGTGGGGGACTGGCTTATCTTTAATAACATGGGGGCCAGTGGGCAGGAGGAGCCAGCAGCCTTCAGCGATCCAGAGAAGCCACCTGTCTACTATACCATCTCCATGCGCGACTG GTTTGAGATGCAGAAGGCAGGGATCTCTTTGGACAACACCATGAAGAACTTCTCTTTGATCCACTATGGCATGTAA
- the rrm2b gene encoding ribonucleoside-diphosphate reductase subunit M2 B: MDSTDLRCMRNNHEEIQNGHKYIDQDTRDHLEDEPLLRENPRRFVIFPIQYPDIWKMYKQAQASFWTVEEVDLSKDLVHWDNLKAEEKHFISHVLAFFAASDGIVNENLVQRFCQEVQFPEARSFYSFQILIENVHSEMYSMLINTYIRDLKERDYLFNAIQTMPCVRRKADWALQWISDQKSTFGERLVAFAAVEGIFFSGSFAAIYWLKKRGLMPGLTYSNELISRDEGLHCNFACLLYSYLVKKPSEDRVRDIITKAVSIEQEFLTEALPVDLIGMNCSLMKQYIEFVADRLLGDLSLPKVYHAENPFDFMESISLEGKTNFFEKRVAEYQRLGVMSNMMDCEFTLDADF, translated from the exons ATGGACAGCACAGACCTGAGGTGCATGCGAAATAACCACGAGGAAATCCAG AATGGCCACAAGTATATTGATCAAGACACCAGAGATCATCTTGAGGATGAACCACTTCTCAGAGAAAACCCAAGGAGATTTGTAATTTTTCCCATCCAGTATCCTGACATCTGGAAGATGTATAAACAAGCACAGGCCTCATTCTGGACGGTAGAGGAG GTCGACTTATCAAAGGACCTGGTTCATTGGGACAACCTGAAGGCGGAGGAGAAACACTTCATATCTCATGTCTTGGCCTTCTTTGCAGCAAGCGATGGCATCGTCAATGAAAACCTT GTTCAGAGGTTCTGTCAGGAGGTTCAGTTCCCAGAAGCCCGCTCCTTCTATAGCTTCCAGATTCTCATTGAGAATGTGCACTCCGAGATGTACAGCATGCTCATCAACACCTACATCAGGGACTTGAAAGAGAG gGATTATCTGTTTAATGCCATTCAGACCATGCCTTGTGTGAGAAGGAAAGCAGACTGGGCCCTCCAGTGGATCTCTGATCAAAAGTCCACCTTTG GGGAGCGATTAGTTGCATTTGCAGCTGTGGAGGGTATTTTCTTCTCTGGGTCCTTTGCTGCCATCTACTGGTTAAAGAAAAGAGGCCTCATGCCAGGACTCACATACTCCAATGAACTTATCAGCAGAGATGAG gGTCTACACTGTAATTTCGCCTGCCTCCTGTACAGCTACTTGGTTAAAAAACCGTCAGAGGACAGAGTAAGAGACATCATCACTAAAGCTGTCAGCATAGAGCAG GAGTTTCTGACAGAGGCTCTACCGGTTGACCTCATTGGGATGAATTGCTCTCTGATGAAGCAGTACATAGAGTTCGTGGCTGACCGCTTACTTGGAGATTTAAGTTTACcaaaa GTGTATCATGCAGAAAACCCCTTTGACTTCATGGAGTCCATCTCACTGGAGGGAAAGACGAATTTCTTTGAGAAGCGAGTGGCTGAATACCAAAGACTGGGAGTGATGTCAAACATGATGGACTGTGAATTCACTCTTGATGCAGATTTTTAA